One part of the Dyadobacter sp. 676 genome encodes these proteins:
- a CDS encoding RagB/SusD family nutrient uptake outer membrane protein: protein MKPLKTYIGTALLLTIGASSCNNDLTEKIYSEVTEDTYNYSNAYQAMSIAYANMRNLISHTHWYMAQESTADGIVMPANASGWDDGGIYKRMHLHTWNSENPQINSMWNTFYSGVINANRVIDQLQNDKITVPAGITREALISEMRTVRAFFYWMLCDNFGDVPLITTRSEGLPGKTGRKEIYQFVVKELTESIPALSEERNTLMYGRFNKWAAKTLLANVYLNASVYAGETRWEECLAQCNEVIASGKYRLETSLSAPFVTENQNSAEIVFAIPFEENLAGGFSAHMFSWHAALKAKVNMLATPWGAGSAKGIPQFIDTYDADDQRLKATWMTGPQFAADGITPLKGSYDQAGKDVVLTNALPDGLYTGEAEGYRMNKFEVKVQAQGSLGNDFPVFRYAQVLMMKAECLLRTGKANDAAMVVSQVRARAFAEPAKATVTGADLQEGSTYHYGYVENYKVVDPGNTAAVQYGRMLDELGWEFAWEGFRRRDMIRFGVYTTKSWLSHKPNGDFRAVFPIPQIAINSNPELKQNPDYN from the coding sequence ATGAAACCATTGAAAACATACATAGGAACGGCTCTGCTCCTGACCATCGGCGCGAGTTCCTGCAACAACGACCTCACCGAAAAAATTTACTCAGAGGTGACGGAAGACACCTACAACTATTCCAATGCTTACCAGGCAATGAGCATCGCCTATGCGAACATGCGCAACCTGATCTCCCACACGCATTGGTACATGGCGCAGGAATCCACCGCCGACGGCATTGTGATGCCTGCCAACGCTTCGGGCTGGGACGACGGCGGCATTTACAAACGCATGCACCTGCACACCTGGAATTCGGAAAACCCGCAGATCAACAGCATGTGGAACACGTTCTATTCCGGTGTGATCAATGCCAACCGGGTGATCGACCAGTTGCAGAACGATAAAATCACGGTCCCTGCGGGTATCACGAGGGAAGCTCTGATCTCCGAAATGCGGACGGTGCGGGCATTCTTTTACTGGATGCTTTGTGACAATTTCGGCGACGTGCCGCTTATCACCACGCGGTCCGAGGGCCTTCCCGGGAAAACCGGCAGAAAGGAAATTTACCAGTTCGTCGTAAAAGAACTCACGGAATCCATCCCTGCATTGAGCGAAGAGCGCAACACGCTGATGTACGGGCGTTTCAACAAATGGGCGGCCAAAACGCTGCTCGCGAACGTATACCTGAACGCGAGCGTATACGCAGGCGAAACCCGCTGGGAGGAATGCCTCGCCCAATGCAACGAGGTGATCGCTTCCGGCAAATACCGGTTAGAAACAAGCCTCTCCGCGCCTTTTGTGACTGAAAACCAAAATTCCGCGGAGATCGTGTTTGCCATTCCTTTTGAAGAAAACCTGGCCGGGGGGTTCAGCGCGCACATGTTCTCATGGCACGCGGCGCTGAAAGCGAAGGTCAATATGCTGGCCACACCCTGGGGTGCGGGCTCGGCAAAAGGCATTCCGCAGTTTATCGATACTTATGACGCCGACGATCAACGGTTAAAGGCCACGTGGATGACCGGCCCGCAGTTTGCTGCCGACGGTATCACGCCCTTGAAAGGATCGTACGACCAGGCGGGCAAGGATGTGGTACTCACCAACGCACTCCCCGACGGCCTCTATACCGGCGAGGCGGAAGGTTACCGGATGAATAAATTCGAAGTAAAAGTGCAGGCCCAGGGCAGTTTGGGTAACGACTTCCCGGTTTTCCGTTACGCACAGGTACTAATGATGAAAGCCGAATGCCTTCTGCGCACAGGCAAGGCAAACGATGCCGCCATGGTGGTGTCGCAGGTGCGCGCACGGGCATTCGCCGAACCCGCCAAAGCAACGGTTACCGGAGCCGATTTGCAGGAGGGCAGCACTTACCATTATGGTTATGTCGAAAATTACAAAGTGGTCGATCCCGGCAACACGGCGGCGGTACAGTACGGCAGGATGCTCGACGAGCTGGGCTGGGAATTTGCCTGGGAGGGCTTCCGCCGCCGCGATATGATCCGCTTCGGAGTGTATACAACCAAAAGCTGGCTGTCGCACAAGCCCAACGGCGATTTCAGGGCGGTATTCCCTATCCCGCAGATCGCCATCAATTCAAACCCCGAACTCAAACAAAACCCCGACTACAACTAG